The Gallus gallus isolate bGalGal1 chromosome 5, bGalGal1.mat.broiler.GRCg7b, whole genome shotgun sequence region ACCACTTAAAAGCAGTGACAGACAAAAAGGTAGAGAAGAGCCTGCTCTGGTTTTCCCTCGCATGCACCTTGTCTAGTCACTGCAACCTGCAGGAAGTGATGTCAAATGCGTTTTCCATATCATTTTCTTACAGCCTTACAGAGGCGTAAATAGCCACAAAGCACCAGCCAGGAGCACACAGGGCTTCTGTTGTTCACAGAAAAATTACCACACCtgaagtaaaaggaagaaaggtcGTAATATTTGCTTTCCCATATAGATTTCTGGACTGATAGGAACTCCTCGGTTTCTGAGTCCACGGCAATAAAAATGGTTTGCAGTTTTACAGCAGCCAGTGGGTATTTCTGGTTTGCATCAGAGATGTGTGATTTTGAAATGacttttaataacaaaaaaatatgtgGAGAAACAAGGTGAGAACgcagctccctctgccctggcctctgaacatctttcttcctctttgaaattaaaagcaatgcCATGGGGGATGCAGAAGGATGTTCTGGCTCATCTGCTCACTGCCATGGTAGCTCAATGCGAGGGCAGGCAGCTGCGCCAACGGTATTATATTAGATTTTAGGATTActgaataataaattaaaacaaaatggcaGTGCCACTAGGTTCAAAAGTATTAAGTGTTCCAAGGAAAGATTAAGCACGTGTATCTGTGCTCAGCCCTTTCTCAAAGACAAATTATCTTCTATGTGACTTGCACAGAAAGGAGTCCTGCCTCTGTGATGGTCTATAAATAATTCAGAAGTATATTGCCATCTGCTGGAGAAAGTACATCTTTTATTACATCAACCTATACATGTGGGAAAGTGGGAGAGGTTTGAGACATCAAAAACCCTTTcttgaaatctgaaaagaaacagaaaacttctgGCTAAGGATAAATTGGGAGACAAATGCTCTAAGCTTAATTTAATTATGCCAATCAGTTAGACACCTTAAGTGAAAACACTTAACTGGAAGACGTGAGGTTTAGCATGTTTGTactctttcttccttgtgtttgtatgCTCATTTTGGCACTTAATGGGTTACACCCATAGAGTTTCCATGTGGGCATTTGGTGTGCTTGCTAAAGGACACCATGCTCTGTGTTGCGTGTGTGACATCAATGTATTCTGATAGTTCACTTGTGGGAAAATTCCTTGAGTTGTTGGAGGAGCTGCAATAAGTTGGTCTGTGTTTGTTCCTCTGGCATAAGACAGTTCCATCCAGCCCTTGCTGGTGCAGAAAGCTGGCTTCTGACAATGGGCTTGGAGAGCATGGGAAGGTGGTTAATAGTAGGTGGCAAGCTCCTTTCAAGCTTTGATCTTTTCCAGTGTAAATTACAATTGTTTTATGGCTTCCCTTATAGGTTCCAGCTCAGATTCTCCTAAGCAAACATGATACCCATGGGAAGACAACAGTGAAACCTTCTTTCTCCTATAGTAATAGAAGGCAAGTGGTCAGAGATGCTGTCTGTGCTACCAGGGAAGTGTCACCATTCAAAGATCTCTTGACTGGGATACATAGGCATCTGCAGCATTTTCCCCAAAGCAGGTACAGGGCTGGCTGAGAGCTTGGCTGTGTATTACATCTTTGTTGGTATTTTATGGAATGTGTTGCTCTGGGAGAAGAATATGTGTTTACCTATGGCTTTTATGAATTGGTCCTGAAAGGCAGATGAAGATGTTAGATGTTATACAGCATCTAAATGTGGACAGCTGCGTCCATAGCTTGGAGAAAATGTTAACCATATAAGCTGAATCTACTGTGAATGTGAGCAAAGCCATAGAAATAAGACCAGGATTTGGTTTTCCAGTTGAAACGCATCATCAGAATTGCTCACTGAAATCTCTCCCACAAGTCCCCCTTATCAAGTTAATACTACTACAACACACAAAACATAATCATTGTGATTCTCCACATATTCTTAGTGAATCAAAGAGCTGATAAGTCCTTTGTCTGCAAGCCTTGTTTCCCTACTCTTTTCAGAATATCAACCCTGTGAATGCAGTCGTAGGATACGGTTACTGCATGTTAGTAAATTCAGTAATTACAAATGATACTGCAGAAGGATGGAGCAGGCTTGTGGGCCTGGGTTAGCCTTGGGCTGAAGATTCATTTCCAAATAAGGTGAGGATCTGACTTCCAATTTAACCACACCAAAAGAGGGCAAAGGTTTCTAGCGAGGAATCAGTCCTAACTGGGGCTGGTATCTGCCAAAATGCGAAAGAAAATCTCTTCTACTTTTGGACTtgatcaagaaaaaaaaaaagattacaaaaCTATGTCCTGGCGTACACTCTGAATGGAAATACTCATTGTAGCTGAATGCTGAGAAATTTGTGCACAAATTTCAGTTTAGCCTAATGCCCAGTCACATTTTGAGATGGTTTATTTTCCCCCTACTATAAAAAACTTTCAGTTTCCTACTGCCAGAAGTGACTAAAAAGACAAAAGTATAAGCATCAttaagggaagagagaagaccTCACCTGAAATGAGAGGTCAAAACTATATGCTACAGAAAAGGACGACTTTGTGTGCACCAAGGAACTGGCGGAGAAAGTCAACAAGATGTTGGTCTGGTAAATCTTGGGTTAGGTAAAtcagaatgaaatgaaagctCCGATTTGACTTTTGCAATGGAAGTTAATGCCGAATGGGAGGATTATTTACTCTACAGGACAGTGTTTGAGCAAGAACAAATGGATTCAGACATTCAGACTAGCCGTGGCTTACATTAGACTGGGAATCAGAGTTCAAAATCAATCACACAGTCAGTATTTGAGGCAGGTATGGGCTGGAGCAGTTGCAGAAGAATACCCATACTTTCAGACAAAGCTTGATAGGAATAGAGGAACTGCTGTATGACGTGGTATGTGCCAGAGTGGGAGAATGGAGCTGATACTATACTATTTCTCTTCCTAGCTCATTTTCCTAAACCTGCTCCTGCCAGGGAGCACTGCGAATACTACGTGTAATTTAGAGTATTATAGTTTATATATCGTATCTACACATACGTGCTCTCGTTTTATTTAAGATGAAGCCCAAAAGAGTCCTGTAAGAGATTAGTTCTTTGTTGATGCCATTGATGCAAATGCTGCCACCTTAAGCCATGGGGTAAATGCCAACTGCTGGCATAACCAGAACAAAAACTCATCTCTGAAGCGTTATTCAGTAACACAGAATGTGGGCCTCATGTGCTTCACCTGAAAGTTGCGATAAACTCGCAAATCCAGCCCAACACAGGGACAGCCCCACCACACGCTTTGCTGTCACACGGTGTCTGTAGAGCAGCACTTATACacagccagctgctggctgcagccattACGTGGATTTGCAGCTGAAGTAAAGTGGGTTGGGACGTTCACGTAGTGATTTACGAAGTACGCAGCCTGCAAACAACTCCCAGCCCCAGGCACAAACTTATTAGCCGCAGTAACGAAGCGCCGGCCGCCATCTTGCGGCAGCAACGCCCCGCCCCTCACGGCAGCCACCACCTCGCGCCCCGGGGAGGGCGGAGCCCCCGGTCGCGGAGCAGGCGCAGTGCGGCACCTTGCGGTCACGTGACGCGGGTCAGGTGAGCGTTGGCGGAAGCGGCAGGCGCGGGGTTGGGGTGCCGGCAGCGGTTGGGCGCCATGGCTTCCATTCTGGACGAGTACGAGGACTCCCTGTATCGTTCCGCCTCCGTGCAGCAAAGCCGCGCCAGCGTGGGCATCCCGCACTCCGGTAAGCGCTGGCAGCGCCCCTAGCCTCCTCCCCGGGTGACGGGCAGGCCCCAGCCCCGGCTGAGGAGCGGGGGGCCGGAGGCCTGCTCCCACCCTGTGCTGTGCGGGGTGCTAtggcagggagaggggaggcGAGGTGGCGGGCTGGGGCAGGGAGTAAGGCTCGGCAGGCTGTGGGAGTGCTTTCAGTGAATGTGCTTTCAGATATGTTGCTAACTTTGTGCTGCAGCATTCGCCTGCCCCTTCTGTCACTTGCTGTAGGAAATGTTTCAGCCCAGGGGATGCTGGCTTTCTCACGGAGCTCGAGAGTGATCCGTGTAGTCTCAGCAAAACTTGGGGGCTGCGTGTCTGTGGGAGGGCTTTGTAAGGCTGTACCCACGTGTGCCAGGAAGCAGTGTGTGGTAAAAACACGTGTGTGTGGGGTGCCATGCCTTTGTAGTCGTGAATCATAACCACTCCTCAGCACTGCTCGGTTCAAGGCTGTGGTAGCTGTCAGAGATcgttctgctttcattttggtCCTCATCGAGGAACCTTGCTGTTACAGCCCCGGTATTCTGGTTGGGCGCTCTTTGAGAGGGTGTACACCCAATGTAAAGATGTGATGACCAGTGGGTTATTTCTTCCATATGCAAAAAGGCATGCAAATGGCAAGTATTTTTCTTGATAGAGTTGAGGTGAGCTCATTAGGTTCAATAACAGTTCTCCATCAGATGCCACCACACAATGTCACACTGAGTACTGAGTGAGAAATGTTGGTTGTGGGAGGATTCTGTTCTACCTGGTATTGTCACTGTGGTaccagctgctgtgcagcactggcatATGAGAGGTATATGTTTACAAACACAACGGCACATTCTTTCCAGCCTTTTCCTCATACAGTGTAGCCCACTGTTAGCTTTTGGGGAAACTGAGTCATAAGGTTTGTATATGTGTTGAGAATTGATAAATTGCCATGCCCTTTATACCATAGAGAGTAAATGCACAGATAGAATTACTCTGAGGTTACGCGCTTAAGTAGGTAtgttcctcctgtttattttaaCATGCATTAAATTACTTTGCTCTGTGATATTACATGAAGAATGAGTGTCCTCAAAAGGTGTTAAGCAAAACAGTGCTGGGATGAGCAACATTTCCAAGgattcagcttttcttcttgaCTGCTGCAACACTCTCTTCAGTCATGGCTGTCTCACAGTTGAGAAATCTGCCTGCTTGTTGACAAATGATTTTGGCAAAGGAAGTTTTGGAAACTGCTAAATTGCAAAAGTGCAGTCCAATAAGGATTTTAGTCATTCTTAAATCAGACTACTGTGCTGATTCGGAACAAAATGTGGACTGGTAGAAGCTGTGGGCAAGCTGAAGTTTATGTTAAATGACTTTGGAAGAAGTGTACGTAAATAGTTAACTTCTCAAAGCAGTCCTTCAGATTAGGTTAGAAATCTTGGAAGAACTTAAAATTGATTCCCTTGTTTCAGTTAGTTGTTCCCAGTGCTTGGGAACAGGTACTGTTTCTCAAAGTTGTACATTTGGTTGCAGACCTCAAGTACAGCTGCGGTGTAAACTTCAGGTATTCCAGTTTCAGCGTGGAAAGAGCTACTTTGATCTGATAGACATGACTGATGTTGGTGAACTTAAATCTTTGAATAGATTCAAAGTTCTTAGGAAAAATGCAAGTCAGGATGGGAAATACAGCAGTAGGATTTCACCTGAACACAAAAGGGATGCTGGGGTCAGGACGGAGGAAGGGGACCTTCTGAATGGAATGTATGTTACACAACAGATATTTCCTCCATATAGAGAACTGTAAGCTGGAGAAGTGCATCTTTGTCCTGTTTTGGACACTAGTTAAAATTATTACATTGGTGATGATGATGCTGTGGTTGTTATCCCTGTAATGGATATAGCCTTAAAAACAGTGCATTCATAATGACAAGTTTAAGCCACGACATTGCAGCTCCTTAATCTGAATTGAAAAACGTATGTTTTACTTTTATTTGGCTGAAAATAGAGGAATGCACATTTGTGTAATTGGGTGATGATGAAGCAAGGATCAGTGTGTAGGAAAATCTGTGCTGAGCAAAAGGCTGCTTACTTGAATTGTGGTTGCTTTGTTCCTGCATATGTATCttgcatttaaaacaagaagCCCTTAAAGATCCCACAGCTGGCCTGGTATCGAGGCAGAGGTGAGGAGAAGCCATTGGCAGAATAGGCAGTGAAAGGAATCATGATGTTAGCAGGTGGCTTTCCACTACTATGCTGACCTTTTCAGTAGCAACAAGGCTGAAATTAAAGGCTTTCAGGGTAATTTGGGTGAGTCTACGAGTATTGAATATGCTTTAGAGAAGTGCTCTTTGTCCTAGTCTAGAGTTTATTGGGCACGTTCTCTTCGGAATGAAAGAAGTCCGTTTCCCCTGGGAGTTCTCAAACTCTACTTGAATTCCTCAAACTCaggtttattttctctgcttgcaTCTTGCTGGGTAGCTAATTTGGCCATGAATGGCTTTAACTTGGCATAGCTCTTTTttacttccccttttcttctAATCTTCCTGTTCAAACTAACTGCTGTGTGGATCTGCTTGCTTTAGAAATCCTTCGCTTGctcacagagcaaagcagatgaGTTAACCTCAATATATCAAGTCTGTCTGACTTTCTAGCTTGAGGTAGTGTGGTCAGACAGAtcctgtgctgttttctttgtcGGAGGGTTATGTAAGGCTTTGTGCGTATGGGAAACGCAGTCGGTGGGAAAACTTGTCTCAAGGGACAGATGGATGCAACTTTGTGATAAGATCTGTTTGTGAATGTACAGGTGTTCCAGGATTCTGCGATGATTATCATCACTTGGCTTATGTTTTGTATGAACGCCTTCATATTTTACAGTTCACTGCCATATCTGAGATCCTTTTTAGTGTTTCACTTCATGGTAGGAGGCTCATAAAGAGCATTTGCACAGGCCATGTCATTCTATTTCTGAAGAAGGACAAGTCCCATATTTTTGGGTTCGGAGGTCTATTAGTCTTCAATGAAGATTAAATCTGTTGTACGACTTCTCTGTACCCCCTTGTTACAGTACACCTGTCTTCAAACATTGTGTTTGTTACCTGCTATTCCTATGGCTAAGCCTTTGCCTTTGTTGTAGTCAAAGGAGCCGTTCTTGCCCATCTGCACTGAAGACCAtaagagtttttttttaaacagtaggTTTCTGAGttgtttatttaataatttatctTTAACATATTTCTCCACAAGTACGTCAGTTTTCTCTGGTCAGACCTTTTCCAATCTCTGCCTTTTCCATCCAGATCTCACCCGTAAGTAATTCCTCAACATGCCTCACTCTGGACATCATGTTTCCAAAGCTGGCTGGGACTCAGCTGACTAGCTGAATTCTTAATCAGTTGCACAGGTTAACTTGTGCTGGTTGTATTCCTAATTTCAGTTCATTGATTTGGAAGTTTTGCTTCATTAGGCTGAAAATGCAATGTGTATCCTGCAACATGGCCATGTCTGAGCAAACTTCAACCCTCAACTCTAACCTTAACTTCATCAAGCACTTCTTAGAATTTGGATATGGTCCTCAGATCCTTTGGAAAACCAGGTTAACCTGGCTGTATTGTAGGATTTGGTTTGAAAAAGTAAACAGTCTGAATATGTTTTGACTCATCAAGCAGTTTATGTCTGGGCTGGAATTCTCTGTGATGAGCTTGCAGTTCTGTGACAAGACAGTGGAGCGTATTACTACTTTCTAGTTACATATCTGTGTgagagctgctctcagtgtTGATGTTCTATGGAGCAAACTCCCTTTACAGTAAAACCCAGAGCAGGCAATGGTCACGCTGTTTTTCTAGGCTAGAGTCTGATGTGAGCTgtcatggggttttttttggttttgtttttttggtctTAAGTACtcatatgtttgttttttttttttctccaggataTGTGAATGCACGACTGGAGAAGGAAACACCAATATTTAACAAGCAAAGGATTGATTTTACTCCTCCAGAGAAAATTAACAGCTTGGTGGTCTCCTCTAACCAGCTCTGTATGAGCCTTGGCAAAGACACCCTTCTCAGGTAATGCTGTTGGTGACCTGAAATTATTGcttgttttcatcttcttttttttttttaagttgctaGAGAACTGTTAATTAGAAAAATGGTAAGCCGTGAACCTGCATATATTGAGAACAACAAGAAATTAAGCTCATGTGAACTTTGATTGGCAGCATGCATTTATGTTTTGTCTTTGCAGGATTGATCTTGGGAAGCCAGATGAACCTAATCAAGTAGAATTGGGACGCAAAGATGAAGCCAAAGTCTACAAGATGTTTTTGGACCACACAGGTGAGGTAATGGGCTGTGTATATTTACAGGTGATGGCTGGCAGCAGAGGCAATTGAACGTGCATACCAAGTATGGTTTCTGTGATTACGGCAGACAGGTGGTTCTCATGGAATTCCTTGTGGttgctttgtgctgtgtgtgtacacataggaatttttttaaatgaactgtaAAACGTCTGCAGCTCATCGTAGCCTTGGCTGATTGAAAAAACTAACAAAGCACAAGCTTGAAAAGTGATTTTCGTAAGTATCACAAGCTGCCAGGGATAGGAGAGAACTCTGGGAAACGTTTGTCCTTAGAACAGTTACTAAACTGGAAGAATACCTTTCCACTGAAATTTTAGTTCACAGCGTATGGACTGCTGTTCTGATCCATTATGGAAATACCCCACATTTTCATGAATGGGGGGAAAATTCCTGGATTAAGTATGTTGATACTAGTGCTTATCTAATGGAAGGCTGAGAAGTCTCAGGAATTTGGCTTGCTTAGGCACAATGTAAATCTGTTCTCTCCTTGTGCCCCTCTCCTTTTGTAGGCTCTCATCTCCTGATCGCTCTGAACACCAGTGAATGCCTTTACCTGAATAGAAGTGTTCAGAAAGTACGAGCGCTCTCCCGCTGGAAAGGCCACTTGATTGAAAGTGTGGGCTGGAACAAATTTCTTGGTACAGAGACCAACACTGGGCCTATCCTGGTGGGAACAGCCCAGGGGCAAATCTACGAAGCTGAAATATCTGTCAGCGAGGGAAGCCTCTTCAGCACTAATCCTGACCAGTACTTCCGACTGGTCTACACTCTGGAGGAGGAATCGGGATCTGCCCCTGTCTGCTGCTTGGAGATTGAACGAGGGATAGAAGGGAAATTTTTTATTATAGCAACCACTCGAAAGAGACTTTTCCAGTTTGTCGGCAAAGTGCCTGAAGGTACAGAGCAGCAAGGCTTCGGCTCCATATTTGCTATGCACGCTGACCACTTGCCCAGCTTCAGGGAGTTTCCAGCCAGCTTTGGATTCAGTGAGATAGCCTTTTATACTCCAAAACTGCGCTCCAACCCACGCTCCTTTGCCTGGATGATGGGAAATGGTGTCTTATATGGGACACTGGATTATAGCCGTCCTGACTCAATTTTGAGTGATGAACGGGTCTGGGTTTATCCTTCTGATATTGACGTAACTGTGAACAAGCCAATATCCATTGTGCTCACCCAGTTCCactttctgttgctgctgcctGATCGGGTGATGGCTGTGTGCACGCTGAATGAGCAGGTTGTTTTTCAAGATCTGTTCTTGGAGAAATTTGGCACATTGACGCGCATGATCAAGGATCCTATGGTCCAGCAGATCTGGATCCACACTGAGAAAGTCGTGTTCCGCTATCACGTCCAGCGGGAATCTAGAGATGTGTGGAAGATGTATATGAATATGAACAAATTTGATTTAGCCAAAGAATATTGTAAAGACCGTCCAGAGTGCCTAGATATTGTGCTGGCAAAAGAGGCAGAACACTGCTTCCAAAACAAGAGGTATCTAGACAGTGCCAAGTGTTATGCGCTGACCCAGAATTATTTTGAGGAAATTGCCCTTAAGTTCATTGAAGCCAAGCAAGAAGAGGCCCTGATGGAGTTTCTAATTAAGAAGTTAAATAACCTAAAGCATTCTGAGAAGACACAGACCACTCTGCTGACCACGTGGCTAACAGAGCTGTACCTGAACTGGCTAGGTATACTGGAAGGAGATCCCTCGCAGCGAAATCTCTATTTGGATACCCGGGAGAAGTTTCGCACCTTCCTGAGCAGCCCTAAGAACAAAG contains the following coding sequences:
- the VPS18 gene encoding vacuolar protein sorting-associated protein 18 homolog, whose amino-acid sequence is MASILDEYEDSLYRSASVQQSRASVGIPHSGYVNARLEKETPIFNKQRIDFTPPEKINSLVVSSNQLCMSLGKDTLLRIDLGKPDEPNQVELGRKDEAKVYKMFLDHTGSHLLIALNTSECLYLNRSVQKVRALSRWKGHLIESVGWNKFLGTETNTGPILVGTAQGQIYEAEISVSEGSLFSTNPDQYFRLVYTLEEESGSAPVCCLEIERGIEGKFFIIATTRKRLFQFVGKVPEGTEQQGFGSIFAMHADHLPSFREFPASFGFSEIAFYTPKLRSNPRSFAWMMGNGVLYGTLDYSRPDSILSDERVWVYPSDIDVTVNKPISIVLTQFHFLLLLPDRVMAVCTLNEQVVFQDLFLEKFGTLTRMIKDPMVQQIWIHTEKVVFRYHVQRESRDVWKMYMNMNKFDLAKEYCKDRPECLDIVLAKEAEHCFQNKRYLDSAKCYALTQNYFEEIALKFIEAKQEEALMEFLIKKLNNLKHSEKTQTTLLTTWLTELYLNWLGILEGDPSQRNLYLDTREKFRTFLSSPKNKDCLFNNRASIYELLASHGDTEHMVYFAVIMQDYERVVAHHCQHDEYDEALNVLSRHRDEKLFYKFSPVLIQHIPKKVVDAWISMGSRLDARNLIPALVNYSQSASTQQINEAIRYMEFCVYQLEETQQAIHNYLLSLYALCRPDSLLSYLEQAGTNPNRIHYDLKYALRLCAEHGHHHACVHIYKVMELYEEAVDLALQVDVDLAKSCADLPEDDEELRKKLWLKIARHVVQEEKDVKKAMACLSSCALLKIEDVLPFFPDFVTIDHFKEAICNSLEDYNKHIEELKREMEEATQSAKRIREDIQEMRNKYGSVEPQEKCAACDFPLLNRPFYLFLCGHMFHYDCLLQAVFPNLPAYKQAKLEDLQKKLAATSQPSKGHHRPKDADTASLGKGQQSREQIKADIDDIVAAECVYCGELMIRSIDKPFIDPQKYEEEMQSWL